A single window of Microbispora hainanensis DNA harbors:
- a CDS encoding extracellular solute-binding protein yields MSQPPGGPLTSRRGFLGLVGAGALAAAGLTGCAAKKEVSKGTAVAADKLKGLVPTRVPFQVPGLSPDLPGSEFVEPGFLTRPGTMVQAVAAKPITSGAEVKVMTPLWGTVPPGLGENSYYDAVNERLGGAVRFNISDGNTYVDKLNTILASGDVPDMIQIPGWNLISIAHFTEAANKLFADLSPYLAGDKAKEFPLLASYDTAAWEYGVFGGVLQGIPWQNAPYPFATVVRQDILDELGLPAPTSADDLLTLGKELTDPKKKRWAFGGMDQEVQRAFGAPREWRKQPDGTLIYKYETPEWLQSIELVTKLFEAGYVHPDVVANQFADHKEPFGAGQIVMYKDGIGAIHELFGRFLPGNPKFNVRAVDPYPAHAGGKVIVWRNEPAGMFCFIKKGLGDARTRELIGIANWCSAPYGTQEYDLVNNGVEGKHFTIKDGQVQQTALGRKEFAPTYMFLSGRPGAITENQYPGYVEAYHGWQQTASQYLENDPFVGIRVEVPSKMAALVKPTEDKMNEIFRGKRPISEWAQIVKDWQEQGGNEAREFYMKVARENGRL; encoded by the coding sequence ATGAGCCAACCGCCCGGCGGCCCCCTGACCAGCCGCCGCGGATTCCTCGGACTGGTCGGCGCGGGCGCGCTCGCCGCCGCAGGTCTCACCGGCTGCGCGGCCAAGAAGGAAGTGTCCAAGGGCACCGCCGTCGCCGCCGACAAGCTGAAGGGCCTCGTGCCCACCCGCGTGCCGTTCCAGGTGCCCGGCCTGTCGCCCGACCTGCCGGGCTCCGAATTCGTCGAACCCGGCTTCCTGACCAGGCCGGGCACGATGGTCCAGGCCGTCGCCGCCAAGCCGATCACCAGCGGCGCGGAGGTGAAGGTCATGACCCCGCTGTGGGGCACCGTCCCTCCCGGCCTCGGCGAGAACTCCTACTACGACGCCGTCAACGAGCGGCTCGGCGGAGCCGTCCGGTTCAACATCTCCGACGGCAACACCTACGTCGACAAGCTGAACACGATCCTGGCCAGCGGCGACGTCCCCGACATGATCCAGATCCCGGGCTGGAACCTGATCAGCATCGCTCACTTCACCGAGGCGGCCAACAAGCTCTTCGCCGACCTGTCGCCCTACCTCGCGGGCGACAAGGCCAAGGAGTTCCCGCTGCTGGCCAGCTACGACACCGCCGCGTGGGAGTACGGCGTGTTCGGCGGCGTGCTCCAGGGCATCCCGTGGCAGAACGCGCCCTATCCGTTCGCCACCGTCGTGCGTCAGGACATCCTCGACGAGCTCGGCCTGCCCGCGCCCACGAGCGCCGACGACCTGCTCACGCTGGGCAAGGAGCTGACCGACCCGAAGAAGAAGCGCTGGGCGTTCGGCGGCATGGACCAGGAGGTCCAGCGGGCGTTCGGCGCCCCGCGCGAGTGGCGCAAGCAGCCCGACGGCACGCTGATCTACAAGTACGAGACGCCCGAGTGGCTGCAGTCGATCGAGCTGGTGACCAAGCTCTTCGAGGCCGGATATGTCCACCCGGACGTCGTGGCCAACCAGTTCGCCGACCACAAGGAGCCCTTCGGCGCCGGGCAGATCGTCATGTACAAGGACGGGATCGGCGCGATCCACGAGCTGTTCGGCCGGTTCCTGCCCGGCAACCCCAAGTTCAACGTGCGGGCGGTGGACCCCTACCCGGCCCACGCGGGCGGCAAGGTCATCGTCTGGCGCAACGAGCCCGCCGGCATGTTCTGCTTCATCAAGAAGGGCCTCGGCGACGCCCGTACGCGCGAGCTGATCGGCATCGCCAACTGGTGCTCCGCGCCGTACGGCACGCAGGAGTACGACCTGGTCAACAACGGCGTCGAGGGCAAGCACTTCACGATCAAGGACGGGCAGGTCCAGCAGACCGCGCTCGGCCGCAAGGAGTTCGCCCCGACGTACATGTTCCTGTCCGGGCGGCCCGGCGCGATCACCGAGAACCAGTACCCCGGCTACGTCGAGGCGTACCACGGCTGGCAGCAGACGGCTTCGCAATACCTGGAGAACGACCCGTTCGTCGGCATCCGGGTCGAGGTGCCGTCGAAGATGGCCGCTCTCGTCAAGCCGACCGAGGACAAGATGAACGAGATCTTCCGCGGCAAGCGCCCGATCTCGGAGTGGGCCCAGATCGTCAAGGACTGGCAGGAGCAGGGCGGCAACGAGGCCCGCGAGTTCTACATGAAGGTCGCCAGGGAGAACGGCCGGCTGTGA
- a CDS encoding ABC transporter permease, which produces MSANADTGSVAEVRPGATQAGPAPGPQKDTQNDTQNDTQNDTRRDSFAARLRRDWPLLVMAMPMLVLVTAFWWVPALGNVIAFQDYNPFSGGILGSPIIGFTNFAQLFGDPQFIRAIVNTLGITAFQLVFYFPVPIALALLLNSVVSGRLRAFIQGVVYLPHFFSWVLVVAIFQQMFGGAGLIAQILRDHGYSGIDWMTNSDTFILLVTAETVWKDAGWGAIVFLAALSTIDQNLYEAAAVDGARRWRRMWHITLPGLRPVIVLLLILRLGDALNVGFEQFMLQRGAVGSKVSEVFDTFVYWSGLRTGDFGYGAAAGLFKGLVGLVLILVANRVAHALGERGVYSRS; this is translated from the coding sequence GTGAGCGCGAACGCGGACACGGGGAGCGTGGCGGAGGTCCGGCCCGGGGCGACCCAGGCCGGACCTGCCCCCGGCCCACAGAAGGACACGCAGAACGACACACAGAACGACACACAGAACGACACGCGGCGCGACTCCTTCGCCGCGCGGCTGCGCCGCGACTGGCCGCTGCTGGTCATGGCCATGCCGATGCTGGTGCTCGTCACCGCCTTCTGGTGGGTGCCGGCGCTGGGCAACGTCATCGCCTTCCAGGACTACAACCCGTTCAGCGGCGGCATCCTGGGCAGCCCGATCATCGGCTTCACCAACTTCGCCCAGCTGTTCGGCGACCCGCAGTTCATCCGGGCGATCGTGAACACCCTGGGCATCACCGCGTTCCAGCTCGTCTTCTACTTCCCGGTGCCGATCGCGCTCGCGCTGCTGCTCAACAGCGTGGTCTCCGGGCGGCTGCGGGCGTTCATCCAGGGCGTCGTCTATCTGCCCCACTTCTTCTCGTGGGTGCTGGTGGTCGCGATCTTCCAGCAGATGTTCGGCGGCGCCGGCCTCATCGCGCAGATCCTGCGCGACCACGGATACTCCGGGATCGACTGGATGACGAACTCCGACACGTTCATCCTGCTCGTGACCGCCGAGACGGTCTGGAAGGACGCCGGCTGGGGCGCGATCGTGTTCCTCGCCGCGCTCAGCACGATCGACCAGAACCTGTACGAGGCCGCCGCGGTCGACGGGGCCCGCCGCTGGCGCCGCATGTGGCACATCACGCTGCCGGGCCTGCGGCCGGTCATCGTGCTGCTGCTGATCCTGCGGCTCGGCGACGCGCTCAACGTCGGCTTCGAGCAGTTCATGCTGCAGCGCGGCGCGGTCGGCAGCAAGGTGTCGGAGGTCTTCGACACCTTCGTCTACTGGTCCGGCCTGCGCACCGGCGACTTCGGCTACGGCGCGGCGGCCGGGCTGTTCAAGGGCCTGGTCGGGCTGGTGCTCATCCTGGTGGCCAACCGGGTGGCGCACGCCCTCGGCGAACGGGGGGTGTACTCCCGATCATGA
- a CDS encoding carbohydrate ABC transporter permease, producing the protein MSKTKVSGLAPWEEPGSVAGRIGKGGALALIVLAVLLPLYTIVLTSLSSADTVNRVGGLVLVPDGITFDAYRQIFSDSVVSRAVLVSTGVTLAGTAVSLGVSVLGAYALSRPGTLFHRPILFCVLLMFVFFPGLIPSYLMVASLGLKDSYWSLILPSAVSAFNVVVLRAFFMNIPRELLDSARIDGAGEFRILWRIVLPLSKAVTAVIGLFYAVGYWNAWFNAMLYIDDTRKWPLALILRSYVVDSNPLPTATVGVSGFGQVAPPTLAIKMAIVAIAVLPALVIYPFVQRHFTKGVIIGAIKG; encoded by the coding sequence ATGAGCAAGACGAAGGTCTCCGGGCTCGCGCCCTGGGAGGAGCCGGGCTCGGTCGCGGGCCGGATCGGCAAGGGCGGCGCGCTCGCGCTCATCGTGCTCGCCGTGCTGCTGCCGCTCTACACGATCGTGCTGACCAGCCTGTCGTCGGCCGACACGGTGAACCGGGTCGGCGGCCTGGTGCTGGTGCCGGACGGCATCACGTTCGACGCGTACCGCCAGATCTTCTCCGACAGCGTGGTCAGCCGAGCGGTCCTGGTCAGCACCGGCGTCACCCTCGCCGGCACCGCGGTCAGCCTCGGCGTGAGCGTCCTCGGGGCGTACGCGCTGTCGCGGCCGGGCACCCTGTTCCACCGGCCGATCCTGTTCTGCGTGCTGCTGATGTTCGTGTTCTTCCCCGGCCTGATCCCGTCGTACCTGATGGTCGCCTCGCTCGGGCTGAAGGACTCGTACTGGTCGCTGATCCTGCCGTCGGCCGTGTCGGCGTTCAACGTCGTCGTGCTGCGGGCGTTCTTCATGAACATCCCGCGTGAGCTGCTCGACAGCGCCCGCATCGACGGCGCCGGGGAGTTCCGCATCCTGTGGCGGATCGTGCTGCCGCTGTCGAAGGCCGTCACGGCGGTCATCGGCCTGTTCTACGCCGTCGGCTACTGGAACGCGTGGTTCAACGCCATGCTCTACATCGACGACACCCGCAAGTGGCCGCTGGCCCTGATCCTGCGGTCGTACGTCGTGGACTCCAACCCGCTGCCGACGGCCACCGTGGGCGTGAGCGGCTTCGGCCAGGTCGCGCCGCCCACGCTCGCGATCAAGATGGCCATCGTCGCCATCGCCGTCCTGCCCGCCCTGGTCATCTATCCGTTCGTCCAGCGTCACTTCACCAAGGGCGTCATCATCGGCGCCATCAAGGGCTGA
- a CDS encoding beta-galactosidase, which translates to MCMPLWYGGDYNPEQWPEEVWAEDVALMRRAGVNLVTVGVFSWSRLEPSEGRYTFGWLDRVLGLLADGGIRVGLAVPTASPPPWFSLAHPDALTVTRDGVRLTHGSRDTYCVSAPAYREASLRITRALGERYRDHPALAMWHVHNEYGTPCHCDHAAAAFRAWLRERYGGLDALNDAWTTAFWSQHYSDWAQITPPRATQYLPNPAQALDFRRFVSDEMLAHFREQRDLLRELTPEVPVTTNYVLAGWASVDHWKWSTEVDLVAIDDYPSAPGMAAAEQTAFAADLARSWAGGRPWLLMEQATGYVLGPRKGPKEPGEIARHSMQHVARGSTGVMFFQWRASRGGAEQWHPGMVPHTGPDSRVFREVSALGEALERIPAPYDGPLVEAEAAILWDEEAWWAAQGPGLPSSEIDYLAAVQQAHRVLWRQGVPTCFAHPSHDLPAYRAVLVPSLYLISDEAARNLAAYVEGGGTLVVSFFSGITDEHTRIRLGGYPGALREILGITVEEFRPLGEPVELPEFGRATLWSEVVHLDGAEAVARYPGGGPAVTCHRLGDGTAWYVSTRLDDPGYAQVLTRAGLAGSGVPGVEVVRRRDLVFAVNHTEDERPVPVQGTDLITGKPVGGRLGPGGYVVVRP; encoded by the coding sequence ATGTGCATGCCGTTGTGGTACGGAGGGGACTACAACCCGGAGCAGTGGCCCGAGGAGGTCTGGGCCGAGGACGTCGCGCTCATGCGCCGGGCGGGGGTCAACCTCGTCACCGTGGGCGTGTTCTCCTGGTCGCGGCTGGAGCCGTCCGAGGGGCGCTACACCTTCGGCTGGCTCGACCGGGTGCTCGGCCTGCTCGCCGACGGCGGGATCCGGGTGGGCCTGGCCGTCCCGACCGCCTCTCCTCCGCCATGGTTCTCTCTGGCGCATCCCGACGCCCTCACCGTCACCCGGGACGGCGTACGGCTCACGCACGGCAGCCGCGACACCTACTGCGTGAGCGCCCCGGCGTACCGCGAGGCGTCGCTGCGGATCACCCGCGCCCTCGGCGAGCGCTACCGCGACCATCCGGCGCTGGCGATGTGGCACGTGCACAACGAGTACGGCACGCCCTGCCACTGCGACCACGCCGCCGCGGCGTTCCGCGCGTGGCTGCGGGAGCGGTACGGCGGCCTCGACGCGCTGAACGACGCCTGGACGACGGCGTTCTGGAGCCAGCACTACTCGGACTGGGCGCAGATCACCCCGCCCAGGGCGACGCAGTATCTCCCCAACCCGGCGCAGGCGCTCGACTTCCGCCGGTTCGTCTCCGACGAGATGCTCGCCCACTTCCGCGAGCAGCGCGACCTGCTGCGCGAGCTGACTCCCGAGGTGCCCGTCACCACCAACTACGTGCTGGCCGGCTGGGCCTCGGTCGACCACTGGAAGTGGTCGACCGAGGTGGACCTGGTGGCCATCGACGACTATCCCTCGGCCCCGGGCATGGCGGCGGCCGAGCAGACCGCCTTCGCCGCCGATCTGGCCCGATCGTGGGCGGGCGGGCGGCCCTGGCTGCTGATGGAGCAGGCCACGGGGTACGTCCTGGGCCCGCGCAAGGGGCCCAAGGAGCCCGGCGAGATCGCCAGGCACAGCATGCAGCACGTCGCCCGGGGCTCGACGGGCGTGATGTTCTTCCAGTGGCGGGCCTCCCGCGGCGGCGCCGAGCAGTGGCATCCGGGCATGGTGCCGCACACCGGCCCGGACTCCCGCGTCTTCCGCGAGGTCAGCGCCCTGGGCGAGGCGCTCGAACGCATCCCGGCTCCTTATGACGGGCCGCTCGTCGAGGCGGAGGCCGCCATCCTGTGGGACGAGGAGGCGTGGTGGGCCGCCCAGGGGCCCGGCCTGCCGTCCAGTGAGATCGACTATCTCGCGGCCGTGCAGCAGGCCCATCGGGTGTTGTGGCGGCAGGGCGTCCCCACCTGCTTCGCCCATCCGTCGCACGATCTGCCGGCCTACCGCGCGGTCCTCGTGCCGAGCCTCTATCTGATCTCCGACGAGGCCGCCCGGAACCTCGCGGCGTACGTGGAGGGCGGTGGCACGCTCGTCGTGTCGTTCTTCAGCGGAATCACCGACGAGCACACCCGGATCAGGCTGGGCGGCTACCCAGGGGCGCTGCGCGAGATCCTCGGCATCACCGTGGAGGAGTTCCGCCCGCTCGGCGAGCCCGTCGAACTACCGGAGTTCGGCCGCGCGACCCTGTGGAGCGAGGTCGTCCACCTCGACGGGGCCGAGGCGGTCGCCCGCTATCCCGGCGGTGGGCCCGCCGTCACGTGTCATCGCCTCGGCGACGGCACGGCGTGGTACGTCTCGACGCGGCTCGACGACCCCGGCTATGCCCAGGTGCTCACCCGCGCCGGGCTGGCCGGGAGCGGCGTCCCCGGCGTCGAGGTCGTACGCCGGCGGGATCTGGTCTTCGCCGTCAACCACACGGAGGACGAGCGGCCCGTGCCGGTCCAGGGCACCGACCTGATCACCGGCAAGCCCGTCGGCGGCAGGCTCGGCCCCGGCGGATACGTGGTCGTACGCCCGTAG
- a CDS encoding STAS domain-containing protein — protein sequence MTTQQLEITVSDHQPAVVVALRGELDIASGDTLRRAIRNLVRQGRVRIVVDASGLRFCDSCGLEALLDARDDIEKAAGCMRLTGVHGILKIVLEATRLRDTFVIDGTPVEAVAAMVLSASQDVSMV from the coding sequence ATGACAACGCAGCAGCTCGAGATTACTGTGAGCGATCACCAGCCGGCCGTCGTGGTCGCGCTGCGAGGTGAACTCGACATCGCCAGCGGCGACACGCTCCGGAGGGCGATCAGGAATCTTGTCCGCCAGGGTCGCGTCAGGATCGTGGTGGATGCGTCCGGCCTGCGGTTCTGCGACTCCTGCGGCCTCGAAGCGCTGCTGGACGCCCGGGACGACATCGAGAAGGCCGCCGGTTGCATGCGGCTCACCGGAGTTCACGGCATCTTGAAGATCGTCCTTGAGGCGACCCGGCTGCGCGACACGTTCGTCATCGACGGCACGCCCGTCGAGGCCGTCGCCGCGATGGTGCTGTCGGCCTCCCAAGACGTGTCCATGGTCTGA
- a CDS encoding carboxylate-amine ligase, with protein sequence MTREVQFDAMHGPSLVAQAPVSSATLTIGVEEEFLLADPRTGRVVPAAREIRERAAGPGADRLVFELTQFQLESNSAVHTTLRDLHEDLLEMRRAAARAAESMGLALIASGTALDGNAGVPPLSSCPRYEAMLREFGAIMDRQGVCGCHIHVGIADREEAVRVSNHLRPWLPVLQALAANSPIADGRDTGYASWRALMMGRWPSAEPPPFFRSADHYESLVAGMLAGGTILDRGMIYWLVRPSDHVPTLEIRAADVCPTAGETVLLAGLVRGLAETALRQVRAGVPAPDVEDTLLRAAYWKAAHDGVDGEALDLLAGSGVSGAPAWRLVDRLLEHVRPVLEENGDWTPLTDQIERVRRSGSGAARQRAAYARRGRLADVAELLTAQTVASCWA encoded by the coding sequence GTGACAAGGGAGGTCCAGTTCGACGCCATGCATGGACCCTCCCTCGTCGCGCAGGCACCGGTGAGTTCGGCGACGCTCACGATCGGAGTCGAGGAGGAGTTCCTGCTCGCCGACCCGCGAACCGGACGGGTCGTCCCGGCGGCGCGGGAGATCCGCGAGCGGGCGGCCGGGCCGGGGGCGGATCGGCTGGTGTTCGAACTGACACAGTTCCAACTGGAGAGTAACAGCGCCGTGCACACCACCCTGCGTGATCTGCACGAAGACCTGCTGGAGATGCGCCGCGCCGCCGCCCGCGCCGCCGAAAGCATGGGGCTCGCGCTCATCGCGAGCGGCACCGCCCTGGACGGCAACGCCGGAGTGCCGCCGCTGTCGTCGTGCCCGCGCTACGAGGCCATGCTCCGCGAGTTCGGGGCGATCATGGATCGTCAGGGCGTCTGCGGCTGCCACATCCACGTCGGGATCGCCGACCGCGAGGAGGCGGTGCGGGTCAGCAACCATCTGCGGCCCTGGCTCCCGGTGCTGCAGGCGCTCGCGGCCAACTCGCCGATCGCGGACGGCCGGGACACCGGTTATGCGAGCTGGCGCGCGCTGATGATGGGCAGGTGGCCGAGCGCGGAGCCGCCGCCGTTCTTCCGGTCGGCCGATCACTACGAGAGCCTGGTCGCCGGCATGCTCGCCGGGGGCACGATCCTCGACCGCGGAATGATCTACTGGCTGGTCCGCCCGTCCGATCACGTGCCGACGCTGGAGATCCGCGCGGCGGACGTGTGTCCGACGGCCGGGGAGACCGTGCTGCTCGCCGGGCTGGTGCGAGGGCTGGCCGAGACGGCGCTGCGCCAGGTGCGGGCCGGCGTGCCCGCCCCCGACGTCGAGGACACCCTGCTGCGGGCGGCCTACTGGAAGGCCGCCCACGACGGCGTGGACGGCGAAGCCCTCGATTTGCTCGCGGGAAGCGGCGTCTCGGGAGCCCCGGCCTGGCGGCTGGTCGACCGCCTGCTCGAACACGTGCGGCCGGTGCTGGAGGAGAACGGCGACTGGACGCCGCTGACCGACCAGATCGAGCGCGTGCGCCGCAGCGGGTCGGGGGCGGCGCGGCAGCGGGCGGCGTACGCCCGGCGCGGCCGGCTGGCCGACGTGGCCGAGCTGCTCACGGCGCAGACCGTCGCCTCCTGCTGGGCCTGA
- a CDS encoding STAS domain-containing protein: protein MTAAVVLTPVSAPVADHVLVVALDGALDYTNAEPLRRNVEALLGEHHRQLVLDLSGVSFCDSTGIRILLAVRKLLQERDGAVTLAAPNDRLAKIFRVTGLISAFTVAPSLAEAFDVVGARSNPR, encoded by the coding sequence GTGACCGCCGCCGTCGTCCTGACCCCCGTGTCCGCCCCGGTCGCCGACCACGTGCTGGTCGTCGCGCTCGACGGCGCCCTGGACTACACGAACGCCGAGCCGTTGCGCAGGAACGTCGAGGCGCTCCTCGGCGAGCACCACCGCCAGCTCGTCCTCGACCTGAGCGGCGTGAGCTTCTGCGACTCCACGGGCATCCGGATCCTGCTGGCCGTACGGAAGCTGCTGCAGGAGCGCGACGGCGCGGTGACGCTGGCGGCCCCGAACGACCGGCTGGCGAAGATCTTCAGGGTCACCGGACTGATCAGTGCCTTCACCGTCGCCCCGAGCCTCGCGGAGGCTTTCGACGTGGTCGGCGCACGCTCGAATCCCAGGTGA
- a CDS encoding ATP-binding protein translates to MADHRRQWPITDDLATLRENVQRYAEQAGLTGPRLDDLVIAANEAAINVLEHGGGSGMLTISCDGGTLAVDVVDRVGVLRPGAVPSERPSGRGDRGFGLWLMGELCDSVTIDRIPGQSTIRLSMQVDGDADAGGPADGGSAFGRGARSV, encoded by the coding sequence GTGGCGGATCACCGCCGGCAGTGGCCGATAACGGATGATCTCGCGACGCTGCGTGAGAACGTCCAGCGCTACGCCGAGCAGGCGGGCCTCACCGGACCCCGGCTGGACGACCTGGTCATCGCCGCCAACGAGGCCGCCATCAACGTGCTCGAACACGGCGGGGGATCCGGCATGCTGACGATCTCCTGCGACGGCGGCACGCTGGCCGTCGACGTCGTCGACCGCGTCGGCGTCCTGCGGCCCGGCGCGGTGCCGAGCGAACGGCCCAGCGGCCGCGGCGACCGCGGCTTCGGCCTGTGGCTCATGGGCGAGCTGTGCGACTCGGTGACCATCGACCGGATCCCCGGGCAGTCCACGATCCGGCTGTCCATGCAGGTCGACGGTGACGCGGACGCGGGCGGCCCCGCCGACGGGGGCTCCGCCTTCGGGCGCGGCGCCCGCTCCGTCTGA
- a CDS encoding NAD-dependent epimerase/dehydratase family protein: MRVVVIGASGNVGTSLLTALESEPAVTSVVGVARRKPDWRPAKTEWRTADVFRDDLDPIFAGADAVVHLAWLFQPTHDPVTTWNSNVLGSMRVFDAAVRAGVSVLVHSSSVGAYSPGPKDPPVDESWPTHGWPNAAYGREKAYIERVLDIFERDHPDIRLVRMRPGFIFKEEAATEQRRLFAGPFLPQRLLRRERIPFVPDMPRLRFQALHSEDAGEAFRLALTRDVRGAFNLAAGPVIDPAVLADLLGARRVSVPAAVVRTAVSAGWHLRLIPASPGMVEMVLQIPIMDTTRAREELGWRPRHSAVDALRAAIEGMRRGAGMETPPLAPGSGRERAREVATGAGTRP, encoded by the coding sequence ATGCGAGTTGTCGTGATTGGGGCGAGCGGGAACGTCGGCACGAGCCTGCTCACCGCCCTGGAGTCCGAGCCCGCCGTGACCTCCGTCGTCGGCGTGGCCAGGCGGAAGCCGGACTGGCGGCCGGCCAAGACCGAGTGGCGTACGGCCGACGTCTTCAGGGACGACCTCGATCCGATCTTCGCGGGCGCCGACGCGGTCGTGCACCTGGCCTGGCTGTTCCAGCCCACGCACGACCCGGTCACCACCTGGAACTCCAACGTGCTCGGCAGCATGCGCGTCTTCGACGCCGCCGTCCGGGCCGGGGTCTCCGTCCTCGTCCACTCGTCGTCTGTGGGGGCGTACTCGCCCGGGCCGAAGGACCCGCCCGTCGACGAGTCGTGGCCGACCCACGGCTGGCCCAACGCCGCGTACGGGCGGGAGAAGGCCTATATCGAGCGCGTGCTCGACATCTTCGAGCGCGACCACCCGGACATCCGCCTGGTGCGGATGCGCCCGGGGTTCATCTTCAAGGAGGAGGCCGCGACCGAGCAGCGCCGGCTGTTCGCCGGGCCGTTTCTGCCGCAGCGGCTGTTGCGGCGGGAGCGGATCCCGTTCGTGCCGGACATGCCGCGCCTGCGGTTCCAGGCGCTCCACTCCGAGGACGCCGGCGAGGCGTTCCGGCTGGCGCTCACCCGCGACGTGCGGGGCGCGTTCAACCTCGCCGCCGGCCCGGTGATCGACCCGGCCGTGCTGGCGGACCTGCTCGGCGCGCGGCGTGTGTCCGTGCCGGCCGCGGTGGTGCGCACGGCGGTGTCGGCCGGCTGGCATCTGCGGCTGATCCCCGCCTCGCCCGGCATGGTGGAGATGGTCCTGCAGATTCCGATCATGGACACCACCCGGGCCCGTGAGGAGCTGGGCTGGCGGCCCCGGCACAGCGCGGTGGACGCCCTGCGCGCGGCGATCGAGGGCATGCGGCGTGGTGCGGGCATGGAGACCCCGCCGCTCGCGCCCGGCTCGGGCCGGGAACGGGCCAGGGAGGTCGCGACGGGCGCGGGCACCCGGCCGTGA
- the mads6 gene encoding methylation-associated defense system protein kinase MAD6, with product MAQIVGGGRPVNDAERRVIAHLRDNAPDDWLLLHNIEIPRGADLFEVDVVVLTGHSLVVIDVKGARGRFEVSGTRWFPQHREAFGSPVAKLRGTARALKGLLIEEHRELERLYVDNVVVLTAPGAVLVDPTGRDARHVTTIAGLIPMLSDVSRVRHGCSRDAEPYRTAILEALNGTVRRSTAPPRFGNWEVEEQLGGDSRVTEYRAVNATAPTSGTVLLRVYRADPLAEQRRRVAEQRRIANAYQSLAKIPPHPCVVRSRDFFAIDDESRFVLVLDDVHGQALHLHLTGRRLGIDAKLTVMEDMLDGLAHVHANNVIHRALTPACVLVTDGGNAMLTGFDYAKPGPRKHTVANELPNILDVHYVAPECRARPERMTPAADVYSAGVIAFQLLTGELPMPGMDAEPDAGGVAPEVMDLVRRMRDPTPAKRPDAATALAELRVARDAQPRRRAPFGGRIRSALRRLSRH from the coding sequence ATGGCTCAGATCGTCGGTGGCGGACGCCCCGTCAATGACGCCGAGCGAAGGGTCATCGCGCACCTGCGGGACAACGCCCCTGACGACTGGCTGCTGCTGCACAACATCGAGATCCCGCGCGGAGCCGACCTGTTCGAGGTGGACGTGGTCGTGCTCACCGGCCACTCCCTGGTAGTGATCGACGTGAAGGGGGCCCGGGGCAGGTTCGAGGTGTCGGGCACCCGGTGGTTCCCCCAGCACCGGGAGGCGTTCGGCTCACCGGTGGCCAAGCTGCGCGGCACCGCGCGGGCGCTGAAGGGCCTGCTGATCGAGGAGCACCGCGAGCTGGAGCGGTTGTACGTCGACAACGTGGTGGTGCTGACCGCCCCCGGAGCCGTCCTCGTCGACCCCACCGGCCGGGACGCCCGGCACGTCACCACGATCGCCGGGCTCATCCCCATGCTCAGCGACGTGTCCCGGGTGCGGCACGGGTGCAGCCGCGACGCCGAGCCGTACCGCACCGCGATCCTGGAGGCGCTGAACGGCACCGTGCGCCGCTCGACCGCGCCCCCGCGCTTCGGCAACTGGGAGGTCGAGGAGCAGCTCGGCGGCGACAGCCGGGTCACCGAATATCGCGCCGTCAACGCGACCGCCCCCACCAGTGGGACCGTGCTGCTGCGGGTCTACCGCGCCGACCCCCTCGCCGAGCAGCGGCGGCGGGTGGCCGAGCAGCGCCGGATCGCCAACGCCTACCAGTCGCTCGCCAAGATTCCGCCGCATCCCTGCGTCGTACGCTCACGGGATTTCTTCGCGATCGACGACGAGAGCCGGTTCGTGCTCGTGCTCGACGACGTCCACGGGCAGGCCCTGCACCTGCACCTCACCGGGCGCAGGCTGGGCATCGACGCCAAGCTCACCGTGATGGAGGACATGCTGGACGGCCTCGCCCACGTCCACGCCAACAACGTCATCCACCGGGCGCTGACCCCCGCCTGCGTGCTCGTCACCGACGGCGGCAACGCGATGCTGACCGGCTTCGACTACGCCAAGCCCGGCCCGCGCAAGCACACCGTGGCCAACGAGCTGCCCAACATCCTCGACGTCCACTACGTCGCCCCCGAGTGCCGGGCCCGCCCCGAGCGGATGACCCCCGCCGCCGACGTCTACTCGGCCGGGGTGATCGCCTTCCAGCTCCTCACCGGCGAGCTGCCCATGCCCGGCATGGACGCCGAGCCGGACGCCGGAGGCGTCGCCCCCGAGGTCATGGACCTCGTACGGCGGATGCGCGACCCCACACCGGCCAAACGGCCCGACGCGGCGACGGCCCTCGCGGAGCTGCGGGTGGCCCGCGACGCCCAGCCCCGGCGGCGTGCGCCGTTCGGCGGCAGGATCAGGAGCGCCCTGCGCCGCCTGTCCCGGCACTGA